Within the Candidatus Methylomirabilota bacterium genome, the region AGGTTCAGGCCGAGCCCAAAGATCGCGAAGATCCAGATCTCGGTGGCGATAGCGTGCCGGACGAAGACCGGGAGCAGGACGACCGCGGCCAGGATGGCCAGCCAGGCTTTGCTCATCGGAGTAGCCGCGCGGCCGAAGACATCAGGCAGCGGTCAGACCTCTTCGCGCGAGCGCTCATCGGATACCGAATAGTCCCTGGGGACGCACCAGGAGCACCGCTGCCATGACGGCGAAGATGACAGCCACCGAGGCTTCGGGCCAGACGAGCGCCACGAGGCTCTGGGCCACGCCGACGAGCAATCCCGCCACGATGGAGCCCAGCAGGTTGCCGAGCCCCGCCAGCGCGACGACGACGAAGGCGATGCCGAGCATGTCCACGCCCATCCAGGGGTTCAGGCCCCGGATCGGCGCGGTCAGGGCGCCGGCGATCCCAGCCAGGACGCAGCCGAGCGCGAAGGCCGCGGTGAAGAGGCGGTGGATGTCGATGCCGAGGAGGGAGACCATCTCCTTGTCCTCGATGCCCGCGCGCATGATGGCGCCGTAGCGCGTCTTCTCGAGGAAGAGCCAGGCGCCGAGCACGAGGAGCGCGGCCGCGAGCATCACGAAGAGGCGGTACTTCGGGTAGAACGTGATGCC harbors:
- a CDS encoding branched-chain amino acid ABC transporter permease, with amino-acid sequence MSTALLFSQILNGLATGMLYALMGIGLSIITGVLNIPNFAHGALFALGAYLLYTVIQLVGNFWLALVLAPLGVGLLGVLIEYGGIRPLYKAGHDYQLLLTFGLSLIITEGIIIVWSPVGMSQLPPPLLRGGVNLGITFYPKYRLFVMLAAALLVLGAWLFLEKTRYGAIMRAGIEDKEMVSLLGIDIHRLFTAAFALGCVLAGIAGALTAPIRGLNPWMGVDMLGIAFVVVALAGLGNLLGSIVAGLLVGVAQSLVALVWPEASVAVIFAVMAAVLLVRPQGLFGIR